In one window of Pagrus major chromosome 12, Pma_NU_1.0 DNA:
- the LOC141005863 gene encoding aquaporin-3-like, which yields MGKQKEVLGKLAEAFQIRHVLLRQALAECLGTLILVMFGCGAVAQLVLSRGSHGTFLTVNLAFGFAATLGILVSGQVSGGHVNPAVTFALCLLGREPWRKFPLFFFFQTLGAFLGAAIVFGLYFDALQDFSQGELVVVGENATAGIFATYPSKHLSPLNGFFDQVIGTAALIMCILAIIDPKNNPVLQGLEPFTVGFVVLVIGLSMGFNSGYAVNPARDLGPRLFTALAGWGGEVFTANTYWFFVPICAPFLGAVVGVLMYQLMIGYHLGRDVQEKHKKKKKEEEEERFKLSNITTNEDA from the exons AtgggaaaacagaaagaagtcTTGGGGAAACTGGCAGAGGCCTTCCAGATCCGACATGTGCTCCTCCGCCAGGCCCTGGCAGAATGCCTGGGAACCCTTATTCTGGTG ATGTTTGGTTGCGGTGCAGTCGCGCAGCTGGTGCTGAGCAGAGGCTCCCATGGCACGTTCCTCACTGTCAACTTGGCTTTTGGTTTTGCTGCAACCTTGGGCATCCTTGTGAGTGGACAGGTCTCAG GTGGTCATGTGAACCCAGCGGTGACCTTCGCGCTGTGTTTACTTGGTAGAGAGCCTTGGAGGAAGTTCCCgttgttctttttcttccagACTCTCGGAGCCTTTCTGGGTGCAGCGATTGTATTTGGCTTGTATTTTG ATGCATTGCAGGACTTCAGCCAGGGGGAGCTGGTCGTGGTGGGAGAGAATGCCACAGCCGGGATTTTCGCCACGTATCCATCCAAACATCTCAGCCCGCTTAATGGATTCTTTGATCAG GTTATTGGGACAGCGGCATTGATCATGTGCATCCTGGCCATAATTGATCCAAAGAACAATCCAGTCCTTCAGGGCCTGGAGCCCTTCACTGTTGGCTTCGTGGTGTTGGTCATCGGCCTGTCGATGGGCTTCAACTCCGGCTACGCTGTCAACCCAGCCAGGGACCTCGGACCGCGCCTCTTCACGGCTCTTGCAGGCTGGGGTGGAGAGGTTTTCAC AGCAAACACCTACTGGTTCTTTGTGCCCATCTGTGCCCCCTTCTTGGGTGCAGTGGTGGGTGTGCTGATGTATCAGCTGATGATTGGATATCATTTAGGAAGAGACGTCCAGGAGAAgcataagaagaagaagaaggaggaggaggaggaaagattCAAACTCTCCAATATTACAACCAACGAGGATGCATGA